From the genome of Oryza glaberrima chromosome 1, OglaRS2, whole genome shotgun sequence:
AAAACAGTTTCCAATAGTGGAGCATGTTTGTAAACATCTGAACACACTAGGAACATGTTATTTCAGGCTGGAAACCTGGCAGTAACACCATTACAGTCACAGACATCCCTGCAGCCAACACAAGCAGCAGCACACCGATTACGGGCTAATCGAACGTAAGTAACGACTCCAGCATCTAAACCCGCGAGCTAATCGAACATTAGAACACAGTCACAGACACCCCGGAAGGGATCCTACCGAGTACGCCTTGGCGCGCTGGATTCTAGTGGCAGAAGATGACCTTGAgctcgcgcggcgcggcgcactCGTGGGTGAGCGACGGGCTGTCGTGCGCGTAGGTGAAGGCCTGCGGGCACTCGCGCTTGAAGAACTCCGAGTACTTGGACGAGCGGCAGGTGCGCGGGCTGTTGTACATGTTGCGGCAGCAGAGCTCGTCGGTGCGGAAGGCCTCGCAGCCGCTCTTGCACGCCACGACGCTCCCCGCCGGCGTGCGCAGCTGCAGCTCGCTGGGGCAGGTCTCGGTCAGGTTCTTGCGGCACGCCAGCACGGGGCAGTTGCCCCGGCCCTCGTGCGGGGTCACCGACAGCCCGACGTTGAAGCCGTCCACCACGCTCACGCCGTAGGAGGTCTGGTCGTTGCCGTGGTGGAGGGAGACCTGCGCCAGCGTcgcgggcgccgcgccgccgaggcccGCGCACTGGAGCCGCCCGCCGCAGTCGCCCGTGGCGCAGTGGAGCTGCGCGCCGGCGCCAGTGCAGCCCGTGCGCGCCCAGATGCGGCCGGACCAAGGGTGGGCCGGCGCGGCGAAGGAGCGGTGGGAGAGCGCCGGGAGGAAGAAGCCGCCGCCCTCGAGGACGTCGTGGCCGGAGTTGGCCTGGATTCCTGGCCACACCGGGTATGGGCAGTTGTTCACGATGGTCAGCGTCATCGGCGCGTAGTCGGCGAGGATGACGCCGCAGCTCAGGAGCGAGGTGGCGACCAGGAGAAGCAGCTTGGCAGAAGCCATGGCGGCGAGCTGACCAGGTCTCGAGCTAATGAGCAGACTGTaatggagtggtggtggtggtggtgatagGTCAGGGGTTTTAGGGGGTTTTTATAGGCGACGTGGTGCCATTGTTGTTGTCGTGGTTTGGCATGTCCAAGTATAACACAGAGGGAAGGTGGCTTGTTTTTTTGTGGAGAACTTCTAAATTCTGAATGGGTTtatcaaaacttggaaaaactatTTGCATTTTCATGACTCAGGACTTATCTTCTTGGAATGGTATCATTCGAGAAGGTTATCTCGAAGTTACCTATCCTTAAACTTCTTTTCTCAAAGCAGCTTTTCACAAACAATCCGAGCAAATGCAAAGCTAGCATCGGGCCATTTTACACCTAGCGGGAAGAAAACGGTAATAATCCGCGAGAACCGAGGGTAGTGGCCGGCCGGTGTTGCCTTCCTGGCAATAATCCTATAGCAAGgcacctccacctccatggACCATCATGGCCCATGCCAATATGGCAATGCGGTATTTTTCTTCGTGACCTGTGGATAAGCATGGCAGACAGAGACACAGACATAGGACTGGCATTGGGCAAACAAGGGTAGTCCACTGGATTGGATACGAGGGAGGAGACGTACCAGCTTTCTCACACACTGTTCTTCCGTTGTTCTCCACCTCGGGTTCCCTGGCGCTCCAGGGGAATCTGCCAAGCGCAATACGCCTGCGACGTGGACGATATCATGCCATCGTGCTGAAAGCCTGAACACCGGGATCGCTTTCGCTTTGTTTTTGCTTTTTACTGCCTTTTCGGTTCTTTTTTCACATTGAGCCGTGTACTCCTCTGCCCCCACATGTTATCCTAGTGCTCCCCCTGTCAGGCTACTACACTTTGTTACTCCCCATCTTAGCGCGGATTGCAGTTTAATTTGACGCTAACTTCCGAAAACTCTCGCTTTCATTCTGATGTTTACTTGGACGCATGCTGGCTGGGTAGCCCTTGGTGGCTTCGTCCATGTCCGTCTGAGTAAGACTAGACGCTGTACGTATATCTCGTCGGCTAATGAAACTCCCGTACTCAAGTCCTTTGCCTTCGCAAGCCCCGCGGGGTTCATCTGTTCGGATCTTAAGTTCGTAACGACATAGCCCATGTGCTTGTTGGTAATGTCGGGAGTGGTCACCCGGATTGAGTGATGCTACCACTAGGAGCTGAAATGGCACTGCTCGGTATCTGTAAAAACTGGGCAGCATGAAGCGCGCTCCAAGAAGAAACTTGTTACCAGGCTGCCAGCTACTGAACCTGAGCGGTAGGGGTGCCGACAGAGGAATGCCGTGCTACTGACACCGTGCGTGCGAGTCCTCCAAGTAAACAGCACCCGGCGGAGGCTTCCGTCGTGCGCGGTGCGGGATCGGAGGACGAGGTCCGGCGGCGTTTGTGTTTCGCGCACcgcacggccggccggccagaGCTGGGCCGTGGTGCATACGGTTCCTAATCAACACCGTAGATTTGTTCGTTTATCCGCTTGGACTCTCCTAACCGGCTAACCGTCCCTCTCAgccgtaaaaccggatataaccAC
Proteins encoded in this window:
- the LOC127763106 gene encoding osmotin-like protein yields the protein MASAKLLLLVATSLLSCGVILADYAPMTLTIVNNCPYPVWPGIQANSGHDVLEGGGFFLPALSHRSFAAPAHPWSGRIWARTGCTGAGAQLHCATGDCGGRLQCAGLGGAAPATLAQVSLHHGNDQTSYGVSVVDGFNVGLSVTPHEGRGNCPVLACRKNLTETCPSELQLRTPAGSVVACKSGCEAFRTDELCCRNMYNSPRTCRSSKYSEFFKRECPQAFTYAHDSPSLTHECAAPRELKVIFCH